From the genome of Drosophila melanogaster chromosome 2L, one region includes:
- the Lamp1 gene encoding Lamp1 has translation MFANKLLTCSALLIMLFLLSSTVFSQKLIGLPRVGKNVSDLFLEQANPLTSSSSTISTSSTTTEKPITTRSTSTITPRSTTPSTESPSTTAPVISTTIAPQPYPQPSIGAWNTSCIMLQMAAQLNFTYEAREGNFTTGLYNIPSNASVEDAECKSQTTQFIHLIWGPETSKQSLIMYFNKSNDTTVLSFMQIHLALLPEDFPDAKENQTVQLITRSDGAFKTPENMSYHCTRVQKINMTETLDAEQLIGWISVSHVQVEAFRRANDTGFSVGHDCDSSETSDVVPIAVGIALAALILVVLISYLCARRRSTSRGYMSF, from the exons ATGTTCGCCAACAAATTGTTGACCTGCTCGGCATTACTAATAATGTTATTTTTACTAAGCAGTACAG TGTTCTCTCAAAAGCTTATTGGCTTGCCGAGAGTCGGTAAAAATGTTAGTGATTTGTTTCTGGAACAAGCAAACCCACTGACCAGCAGCTCCTCAACAATCTCAACGTCTTCGACAACAACTGAGAAACCTATCACAACCAGATCAACTTCTACAATAACTCCGAGATCTACCACACCTTCAACGGAATCACCATCGACCACCGCACCAGTGATAAGCACGACCATTGCCCCGCAACCATATCCGCAACCATCCATTGGGGCTTGGAATACCTCTTGTATTATGCTTCAAATGGCGGCACAACTTAATTTTACCTATGAGGCTAGGG AGGGAAACTTTACCACCGGTCTGTACAACATCCCCAGCAACGCATCTGTTGAAGATGCAGAATGTAAAAGCCAGACTACTCAGTTTATTCATCTGATTTGGGGACCAGAAACATCAAAGCAATCATTAATtatgtattttaataaaagtaatgACACCACTGTGCTTTCCTTTATGCAAATTCATCTGGCTTTGCTGCCTGAGGATTTTCCAGATGCAAAGg AAAATCAAACGGTTCAGCTTATTACCAGGAGCGACGGAGCGTTTAAGACACCAGAAAATATGTCGTATCACTGCACTCGTGTTCAGAAGATAAATATGACTGAGACACTCGATGCTGAGCAGTTAATTGGTTGGATCAGCGTCAGTCATGTTCAGGTGGAGGCTTTCCGGAGGGCCAACGACACTGGTTTCTCAGTTGGACACGATTGCGATAGCTCGGAAACTTCGGATGTGGTTCCCATTGCCGTTGGAATTGCTTTAGCTGCATTAATTTTGGTGGTATTAATATCATATCTGTGTGCTAGGCGTCGTTCCACCTCCCGCGGTTACATGAGCTTCTAA
- the nompB gene encoding no mechanoreceptor potential B, isoform C — protein MTSQITANGTQRLPEPVSEHEAVPPPPPTAAGRPRPPTSQLFSRGNLASSRATGGDKSGLARPSTAVRAVGYAANCESAHQRFEQFFLEKAKQQTLSSRAAVDAIKDVNPQMKYKNLEEKIVKLLESSIVLAWQGSPNKLLNLDTKLAEALSKAKEAFSLDRTLHQFRDQHGENVYHNFDLTYAVFFNLAEQYERSEMHIEALNTYSIMAKNKMFPHVNQLKLNMGNIYYSMGIYQKAVKMYRMALDSVPKSLSQLRLKIRENIGILFIRMGSYSDAASSFEFIMTERANIRSSIHLLLCYFALGDVEKVKLAFRRLCDVQTEAIESDMESETNIIKLQQQAEPIQQIGETDGYQSLNNEPVTGSVIKAEGGGKLNETVKFAATVKHRYVVQALKKDELAVYRNERRNAVKRSITMIVDLISPFIEDNYNDGYNWCIEIIKTSNLAWLANELELNKALVYLRQNDVHQAIETLQMYDRKSEGSMTASALTNLSFIYISLGNLEMASHCVNQLHEIGSLKNNAPGLINAGIVELGSHNLILASERFEGALQLQPMNFEARYNLGLVALAQNDYELAEERFELLKEQLMLPSSVQHSHVFYQLAKLQERRLESGLISNFTPGAALQAYLQVVGISASDIDSRLFEKVGSLYEQIQDHQEANQYYNEAYRINMSDIGIASSIGSYYIKLQATERALFYYERAVLADPNDPNLMLRIASCFRNSYLPTKQYLGLFQKIHARFPDNLTCIRALMQVTKSLELGDLYERYASEYTRLQSQQQERQSEQRYQQQRFPSAAKFSNRLRFLQFDPLGPPAERPKTGRPLQSRDDVDDDAEMNPESLLPI, from the exons ATGACTTCTCAAATAACTGCTAACGGAACGCAAAGATTACCGGAGCCTGTTTCCGAACATGAAGCGGTTCCGCCTCCCCCACCCACGGCGGCGGGCAGACCCAGACCCCCCACTTCACAGCTTTTTTCA CGCGGCAATCTGGCCAGCAGTCGGGCAACAGGAGGCGATAAATCAGGTCTTGCAAGACCATCAACAGCAGTCCGGGCTGTGGGCTACGCTGCTAATTGCGAGTCTGCTCATCAAAGGTTCGAACAATTTTTCCTGGAGAAGGCGAAGCAACAAACGCTCTCGTCAAGAGCCGCTGTGGATGCCATAAAGGATGTAAA CCCACAAATGAAGTATAAAAATCTAGAGGAAAAAATTGTGAAGCTCTTGGAGTCATCTATAGTTTTGGCCTGGCAAGGCTCacccaataaattattgaaccTGGATACAAAATTGGCCGAGGCATTGAGTAAAGCCAAAGAAGCATTCTCATTGGATAGAACATTACACCAATTTCGAGACCAGCACGGTGAAAATGTTTATCACAACTTCGATTTGACATATGCG GTTTTTTTTAATCTCGCGGAGCAATACGAACGGAGTGAGATGCACATCGAAGCCCTCAATACCTACAGCattatggccaaaaacaagATGTTTCCACACGTCAATCAGCTAAAACTAAATATGGGTAACATCTACTACAGCATGGGTATTTACCAAAAGGCGGTTAAAATGTACCGCATGGCCCTTGATTCTGTACCAAAGAGCTTAAGTCAGTTAAGGCTAAAGATCCGTGAAAACATTGGAATCCTTTTTATTCGCATGGGCTCTTATTCAGATGCTGCTTCTAGCTTTGAGTTCATCATGACGGAGCGGGCAAACATTAGAAGTAGCATTCACCTCTTACTCTGCTACTTCGCCTTGGGCGATGTGGAGAAAGTAAAGTTGGCCTTTCGGAGACTTTGTGATGTCCAAACCGAAGCAATAGAATCGGATATGGAGAGTGAGACGAATATCATTAAACTTCAACAGCAGGCTGAGCCGATTCAACAAATTGGCGAAACCGACGGGTACCAGTCTTTAAACAACGAACCAGTCACGGGCTCGGTTATTAAGGCAGAAGGTGGCGGTAAACTGAACGAGACCGTAAAGTTTGCAGCCACAGTGAAACATCGTTATGTTGTCCAAGCACTTAAGAAAGACGAGCTGGCCGTATATAGAAATGAACGTCGTAATGCCGTTAAACGATCTATTACAATGATTGTAGACTTAATATCACCTTTTATCGAAGATAACTATAATGATG gGTATAATTGGTGcattgaaatcattaaaacTTCAAATCTTGCATGGTTGGCCAACGAACTTGAACTTAACAAAGCCTTAGTATATCTCCGACAAAATGACGTTCATCAAGCAATTGAGACGTTGCAAATGTACGACCGCAAGAGTGAGGGATCCATGACCGCCAGCGCTCTGACCAACCtgagttttatttatattagt TTAGGCAACCTAGAAATGGCCTCCCATTGCGTTAACCAGTTACATGAAATAGGATCGCTAAAAAACAATGCGCCAGGATTGATCAACGCCGGCATAGTGGAATTGGGCTCGCACAACCTAATATTAGCAAGCGAACGGTTTGAGGGAGCTCTGCAACTTCAGCCGATGAACTTTGAAGCCAGGTACAATCTGGGCCTAGTGGCCTTGGCGCAGAATGATTATGAACTAGCCGAGGAGCGTTTCGAGTTGCTAAAGGAACAACTTATGTTGCCCAGCTCAGTTCAGCACAGTCATGTATTTTACCAGCTTGCCAAGCTGCAGGAGCGCAGATTGGAAAGCGGACTTATATCTAATTTTACGCCAGGGGCGGCTCTTCAAGCCTACCTTCAGGTAGTTGGCATTTCTGCCTCTGACATCGATTCAAGGCTGTTTGAAAAGGTCGGCTCGCTTTACGAGCAGATTCAAGACCATCAAGAAGCAAATCAGTACTATAACGAGGCGTACCGCATAAACATGAGCGACATCGGAATCGCAAGCTCAATCGGTTCATATTACATCAAGCTTCAGGCCACGGAACGGGCACTTTTTTACTATGAAAGAGCGGTATTAGCCGATCCTAATGATCCCAACCTAATGTTACGTATTGCCAGCTGCTTTCGCAACTCATATCTGCCTACCAAACAGTACCTCGGCCTTTTTCAAAAGATACACGCACGATTTCCAGACAACCTAACTTGCATACGAGCTCTTATGCAAGTTACCAAGTCGCTGGAATTAGGGGACCTGTATGAGAGGTACGCATCGGAATACACCCGTCTGCAAAGCCAACAGCAGGAACGTCAGAGCGAGCAGCGATACCAGCAGCAGCGATTCCCTTCAGCGGCAAAGTTTAGCAACCGCTTGCGAT TTCTGCAGTTTGATCCTTTGGGACCTCCCGCAGAACGTCCCAAAACTGGCCGACCACTACAAAGCAGAGACGATGTAGATGACGACGCGGAAATGAATCCCGAAAGCTTATTGCCTATTTGA
- the nompB gene encoding no mechanoreceptor potential B, isoform D: MTSQITANGTQRLPEPVSEHEAVPPPPPTAAGRPRPPTSQLFSRGNLASSRATGGDKSGLARPSTAVRAVGYAANCESAHQRFEQFFLEKAKQQTLSSRAAVDAIKDVNPQMKYKNLEEKIVKLLESSIVLAWQGSPNKLLNLDTKLAEALSKAKEAFSLDRTLHQFRDQHGENVYHNFDLTYAQYERSEMHIEALNTYSIMAKNKMFPHVNQLKLNMGNIYYSMGIYQKAVKMYRMALDSVPKSLSQLRLKIRENIGILFIRMGSYSDAASSFEFIMTERANIRSSIHLLLCYFALGDVEKVKLAFRRLCDVQTEAIESDMESETNIIKLQQQAEPIQQIGETDGYQSLNNEPVTGSVIKAEGGGKLNETVKFAATVKHRYVVQALKKDELAVYRNERRNAVKRSITMIVDLISPFIEDNYNDGYNWCIEIIKTSNLAWLANELELNKALVYLRQNDVHQAIETLQMYDRKSEGSMTASALTNLSFIYIKMASHCVNQLHEIGSLKNNAPGLINAGIVELGSHNLILASERFEGALQLQPMNFEARYNLGLVALAQNDYELAEERFELLKEQLMLPSSVQHSHVFYQLAKLQERRLESGLISNFTPGAALQAYLQVVGISASDIDSRLFEKVGSLYEQIQDHQEANQYYNEAYRINMSDIGIASSIGSYYIKLQATERALFYYERAVLADPNDPNLMLRIASCFRNSYLPTKQYLGLFQKIHARFPDNLTCIRALMQVTKSLELGDLYERYASEYTRLQSQQQERQSEQRYQQQRFPSAAKFSNRLRSIRQSNEEHLKEVGENFNSVVHTQSPYTSILQFDPLGPPAERPKTGRPLQSRDDVDDDAEMNPESLLPI; this comes from the exons ATGACTTCTCAAATAACTGCTAACGGAACGCAAAGATTACCGGAGCCTGTTTCCGAACATGAAGCGGTTCCGCCTCCCCCACCCACGGCGGCGGGCAGACCCAGACCCCCCACTTCACAGCTTTTTTCA CGCGGCAATCTGGCCAGCAGTCGGGCAACAGGAGGCGATAAATCAGGTCTTGCAAGACCATCAACAGCAGTCCGGGCTGTGGGCTACGCTGCTAATTGCGAGTCTGCTCATCAAAGGTTCGAACAATTTTTCCTGGAGAAGGCGAAGCAACAAACGCTCTCGTCAAGAGCCGCTGTGGATGCCATAAAGGATGTAAA CCCACAAATGAAGTATAAAAATCTAGAGGAAAAAATTGTGAAGCTCTTGGAGTCATCTATAGTTTTGGCCTGGCAAGGCTCacccaataaattattgaaccTGGATACAAAATTGGCCGAGGCATTGAGTAAAGCCAAAGAAGCATTCTCATTGGATAGAACATTACACCAATTTCGAGACCAGCACGGTGAAAATGTTTATCACAACTTCGATTTGACATATGCG CAATACGAACGGAGTGAGATGCACATCGAAGCCCTCAATACCTACAGCattatggccaaaaacaagATGTTTCCACACGTCAATCAGCTAAAACTAAATATGGGTAACATCTACTACAGCATGGGTATTTACCAAAAGGCGGTTAAAATGTACCGCATGGCCCTTGATTCTGTACCAAAGAGCTTAAGTCAGTTAAGGCTAAAGATCCGTGAAAACATTGGAATCCTTTTTATTCGCATGGGCTCTTATTCAGATGCTGCTTCTAGCTTTGAGTTCATCATGACGGAGCGGGCAAACATTAGAAGTAGCATTCACCTCTTACTCTGCTACTTCGCCTTGGGCGATGTGGAGAAAGTAAAGTTGGCCTTTCGGAGACTTTGTGATGTCCAAACCGAAGCAATAGAATCGGATATGGAGAGTGAGACGAATATCATTAAACTTCAACAGCAGGCTGAGCCGATTCAACAAATTGGCGAAACCGACGGGTACCAGTCTTTAAACAACGAACCAGTCACGGGCTCGGTTATTAAGGCAGAAGGTGGCGGTAAACTGAACGAGACCGTAAAGTTTGCAGCCACAGTGAAACATCGTTATGTTGTCCAAGCACTTAAGAAAGACGAGCTGGCCGTATATAGAAATGAACGTCGTAATGCCGTTAAACGATCTATTACAATGATTGTAGACTTAATATCACCTTTTATCGAAGATAACTATAATGATG gGTATAATTGGTGcattgaaatcattaaaacTTCAAATCTTGCATGGTTGGCCAACGAACTTGAACTTAACAAAGCCTTAGTATATCTCCGACAAAATGACGTTCATCAAGCAATTGAGACGTTGCAAATGTACGACCGCAAGAGTGAGGGATCCATGACCGCCAGCGCTCTGACCAACCtgagttttatttatatta AAATGGCCTCCCATTGCGTTAACCAGTTACATGAAATAGGATCGCTAAAAAACAATGCGCCAGGATTGATCAACGCCGGCATAGTGGAATTGGGCTCGCACAACCTAATATTAGCAAGCGAACGGTTTGAGGGAGCTCTGCAACTTCAGCCGATGAACTTTGAAGCCAGGTACAATCTGGGCCTAGTGGCCTTGGCGCAGAATGATTATGAACTAGCCGAGGAGCGTTTCGAGTTGCTAAAGGAACAACTTATGTTGCCCAGCTCAGTTCAGCACAGTCATGTATTTTACCAGCTTGCCAAGCTGCAGGAGCGCAGATTGGAAAGCGGACTTATATCTAATTTTACGCCAGGGGCGGCTCTTCAAGCCTACCTTCAGGTAGTTGGCATTTCTGCCTCTGACATCGATTCAAGGCTGTTTGAAAAGGTCGGCTCGCTTTACGAGCAGATTCAAGACCATCAAGAAGCAAATCAGTACTATAACGAGGCGTACCGCATAAACATGAGCGACATCGGAATCGCAAGCTCAATCGGTTCATATTACATCAAGCTTCAGGCCACGGAACGGGCACTTTTTTACTATGAAAGAGCGGTATTAGCCGATCCTAATGATCCCAACCTAATGTTACGTATTGCCAGCTGCTTTCGCAACTCATATCTGCCTACCAAACAGTACCTCGGCCTTTTTCAAAAGATACACGCACGATTTCCAGACAACCTAACTTGCATACGAGCTCTTATGCAAGTTACCAAGTCGCTGGAATTAGGGGACCTGTATGAGAGGTACGCATCGGAATACACCCGTCTGCAAAGCCAACAGCAGGAACGTCAGAGCGAGCAGCGATACCAGCAGCAGCGATTCCCTTCAGCGGCAAAGTTTAGCAACCGCTTGCGAT CTATCAGACAGTCAAATGAAGAACACTTGAAAGAAGTTGGTGAAAATTTTAATAGCGTAGTCCATACTCAGAGCCCCTACACGTCCA TTCTGCAGTTTGATCCTTTGGGACCTCCCGCAGAACGTCCCAAAACTGGCCGACCACTACAAAGCAGAGACGATGTAGATGACGACGCGGAAATGAATCCCGAAAGCTTATTGCCTATTTGA